A window from Tenacibaculum singaporense encodes these proteins:
- a CDS encoding ORC-CDC6 family AAA ATPase, whose protein sequence is MNPFEVKTPENLKASEIHELFVDVFTDFGQVKEVFHTFLNGPRGSGKSMMFRYMMPDCQILEKGCSLNELDFFSLYVPIKLTDINYPELGRLKDNSNTFINEHFLTTYIAVKCFKDLKSYELEPYVDFFKTFYNEAFLWYVEISGEDVSSYKVELASSEEYLDKMIKILEKMLILCKRYCKSVASHPESKEEYKGALCNYLDFLYPLLLELKKLPFMPQNKPIFLLMDDAGYLNDIQTKILNTWVSYRNSSEVSLKISTQLDYKSYKTVTNKTIDFPHDYSQINIATIYTSSDRKYYNRIESIVRKRIKKYLSKDIEPSAFFPSDEKQNKKIKEFFDKIEEEHTNPDKPYAGKDAARRYATSEYVKYLRKKRSGGTYSYAGFDNLVNISSGVIRYFLEPASRMFSELETQKEGDIQDVSYIPNSIQNEEIVKFSEKFLEDEFKKIFEEHGKLQGGENLSKADKLYNLIEGLGGMFSKIFVSDRTERVVFSVALNDKPDKELQDVIDLAISYGYLHQSSIGNKHGTGRSKLYVLSRTLAPYFKLDPNGFKGYKFMNSSLLKMSLVEPQRFIKETTKYFDTEENSDSVQVSLFDELD, encoded by the coding sequence ATGAACCCGTTTGAAGTTAAGACACCTGAAAATTTAAAAGCGTCAGAAATACATGAATTATTTGTTGATGTTTTCACTGATTTTGGTCAAGTTAAAGAGGTTTTTCATACTTTCTTAAATGGACCAAGAGGTTCTGGAAAGAGCATGATGTTTAGATATATGATGCCAGATTGTCAAATCTTAGAAAAAGGTTGTTCTTTAAATGAGTTAGATTTTTTCTCTTTATATGTTCCTATAAAATTAACAGATATTAATTATCCAGAATTAGGTAGACTCAAAGATAATTCTAATACATTCATAAATGAACATTTTTTAACAACTTATATAGCGGTAAAATGCTTTAAGGATTTAAAATCATATGAATTAGAACCTTATGTTGATTTTTTTAAAACTTTTTACAACGAGGCCTTTTTATGGTATGTTGAAATTTCAGGAGAAGATGTATCAAGTTATAAAGTTGAGTTGGCATCTAGTGAAGAGTATTTGGATAAAATGATTAAGATTTTAGAAAAAATGCTGATTCTATGTAAAAGATATTGTAAAAGCGTTGCCAGTCACCCAGAAAGTAAAGAGGAATATAAAGGAGCTTTATGTAATTATTTAGATTTTTTGTACCCTTTATTATTAGAGCTTAAAAAATTGCCTTTTATGCCTCAAAATAAGCCTATATTTTTATTAATGGATGATGCTGGTTATTTAAATGATATTCAAACTAAAATATTGAACACATGGGTTTCTTATAGGAATTCTTCTGAGGTTAGTTTGAAAATATCGACTCAATTGGATTATAAAAGTTATAAAACGGTGACGAATAAAACAATTGACTTTCCTCATGATTATTCACAAATTAATATTGCTACAATATATACGTCTTCAGATAGAAAATACTATAATAGGATTGAAAGTATTGTAAGAAAAAGAATCAAAAAATACTTAAGTAAGGATATAGAGCCTAGTGCATTTTTTCCTTCGGATGAAAAACAAAATAAGAAAATCAAAGAATTTTTTGATAAAATAGAAGAAGAACATACTAATCCTGATAAACCTTATGCGGGGAAAGATGCAGCTAGAAGATATGCAACTTCTGAATATGTTAAATATTTAAGGAAGAAAAGATCTGGAGGAACCTATAGTTATGCTGGTTTTGATAATCTCGTTAATATTTCATCAGGGGTAATTAGATATTTTTTAGAGCCTGCTTCACGTATGTTCTCTGAGTTAGAAACTCAAAAAGAAGGAGATATACAAGATGTCAGTTATATACCTAATAGTATCCAAAATGAGGAAATTGTAAAGTTTTCTGAAAAATTTTTAGAAGATGAATTTAAAAAAATATTTGAGGAGCATGGTAAGTTACAAGGTGGGGAGAATTTGAGTAAAGCTGATAAATTATATAATTTAATAGAGGGGTTAGGAGGTATGTTCAGTAAAATATTTGTTTCAGATAGAACAGAGAGAGTAGTTTTTTCAGTAGCACTAAATGATAAACCAGATAAAGAATTACAAGATGTAATAGATTTAGCAATTAGCTACGGGTATCTACATCAAAGTTCTATTGGAAATAAACATGGTACAGGAAGAAGTAAGTTGTATGTGCTAAGTAGAACACTAGCGCCATATTTTAAATTAGACCCTAATGGGTT